In Anaerolineales bacterium, the following are encoded in one genomic region:
- a CDS encoding DNA alkylation repair protein, with the protein MTHTPLPKTSGPAQSALEAAGITHLEQLAEHSEAEIAKLHGMGPKALRILKETLAEHGLRFKEGVQSELSAAGFLMQLKSHASLAQQQAYERYFPGQSQEFIGVRMGQVFALAKAHSQMPLAEIETLLESDIREARAGAVSIMEKSVRGKKTSEERRKALYELYLRRHARINTWDLVDLGAQHVVGAWLADKPRDILYQLAASDFWPERRSALVACFAFVRRGELDDALKLAEMLAEDPEEYVQKAAGWLLRSVGDADRPRLLAFLQQHAARMRRPMLRAAIEKLDKAERARWLAALDE; encoded by the coding sequence ATGACCCACACGCCCCTCCCCAAAACCTCCGGCCCAGCGCAGAGCGCTCTGGAGGCCGCCGGCATCACCCACCTGGAGCAGCTAGCCGAACACAGCGAAGCGGAGATCGCTAAGCTGCACGGCATGGGACCCAAGGCGCTGCGCATCCTCAAGGAAACGCTGGCCGAGCACGGCCTGCGCTTCAAGGAGGGTGTCCAAAGCGAACTGAGCGCGGCGGGCTTCCTGATGCAGCTGAAAAGCCATGCCTCGCTCGCCCAGCAGCAGGCCTACGAACGCTACTTCCCGGGGCAATCGCAAGAGTTCATCGGCGTGCGCATGGGCCAGGTCTTCGCGCTGGCCAAGGCGCACAGCCAGATGCCCCTCGCCGAGATCGAGACGCTGCTGGAGAGCGACATCCGCGAGGCCCGTGCTGGCGCAGTCAGCATCATGGAAAAGTCGGTCCGCGGGAAGAAGACGAGCGAGGAGCGGCGCAAGGCGCTGTACGAGCTGTACCTGCGCCGCCACGCCCGCATCAACACCTGGGACCTGGTGGACCTGGGCGCACAGCACGTCGTGGGCGCCTGGTTGGCCGATAAGCCGCGCGACATCCTGTACCAACTGGCCGCCTCCGACTTCTGGCCCGAGCGGCGCAGCGCGCTGGTGGCCTGCTTCGCCTTCGTGCGCCGCGGCGAGCTGGACGACGCGCTCAAGCTGGCCGAGATGCTGGCCGAAGATCCCGAGGAATACGTGCAGAAGGCCGCCGGCTGGCTGCTGCGCAGCGTCGGCGACGCTGACCGGCCGCGGCTGCTCGCCTTCCTGCAGCAGCACGCTGCCCGCATGCGCCGACCTATGCTGCGCGCTGCCATCGAAAAGCTGGACAAGGCCGAGCGGGCGCGCTGGCTGGCGGCGCTGGACGAGTAG
- a CDS encoding DUF1801 domain-containing protein, whose translation MPSQNVDAYLERLDHPLKPVVEALRAVILAADAGLNERIKWNAPSFGYADQDRITFMLRDADKVRLIFHRGARAEGDAAFSFEDPSGLVEWVNNERGTVVFTSLDDAQAQNAALADLVRAWMQATS comes from the coding sequence ATGCCTAGCCAAAACGTTGACGCCTACTTGGAGCGTCTCGACCACCCGCTCAAGCCAGTGGTCGAGGCGCTGCGGGCGGTGATCCTGGCGGCGGATGCCGGGCTGAACGAGCGCATCAAGTGGAATGCGCCCAGCTTTGGCTACGCTGACCAAGACCGCATCACCTTCATGCTGCGCGACGCCGACAAAGTGCGCCTGATCTTCCACCGCGGTGCCCGCGCCGAGGGCGACGCGGCCTTCAGTTTTGAAGACCCCAGCGGCCTGGTGGAGTGGGTTAACAACGAACGCGGCACCGTAGTCTTCACCAGTCTGGATGACGCGCAGGCCCAGAATGCGGCGCTGGCCGATCTGGTACGCGCCTGGATGCAGGCTACAAGCTGA
- the lgt gene encoding prolipoprotein diacylglyceryl transferase: MSIDELGIHLGPLYIRYYGLIVMGAVVAGAALAEWHAKQRKLRSDFIWESLLWVVLAGVLGARLWHIFTPSPSLIAAGVTTQYYLTHPLDALAIWRGGLGIPGAVIGGVLALYILARRRGEAFAAWLDVFAPAIALGQGLGRWANYVNQELYGAPSDLSWAITIDPAYRLPEFADVARYHPIFLYESLWSLGTAALLIWLGRKFGQSLKPGDLFLVYLITYPTIRILLDFIRLDAAEIAGFNANQTFMAVVLVLAAGLLAWRHRTKV; this comes from the coding sequence ATGTCTATAGACGAACTGGGTATTCATCTGGGGCCGCTGTACATTCGCTACTATGGCCTGATCGTGATGGGGGCGGTGGTTGCCGGCGCGGCGCTGGCTGAGTGGCACGCCAAACAGCGCAAGCTGCGCAGTGACTTTATCTGGGAGAGTTTGCTGTGGGTGGTGCTGGCTGGGGTGCTCGGAGCCCGGTTATGGCACATCTTCACTCCTTCGCCCTCGCTGATCGCCGCCGGCGTGACCACGCAGTATTACCTCACTCATCCGCTCGATGCGCTGGCCATTTGGCGCGGCGGCTTGGGCATCCCCGGGGCGGTGATCGGTGGTGTGCTGGCCCTCTACATCCTGGCCCGCCGCCGCGGCGAGGCCTTCGCTGCCTGGCTGGATGTCTTTGCGCCAGCCATCGCCCTGGGGCAGGGGCTGGGCCGTTGGGCCAATTACGTCAACCAGGAGCTGTACGGCGCTCCCAGCGATTTGTCCTGGGCCATCACCATCGACCCGGCCTATCGCCTGCCGGAATTCGCCGATGTGGCCCGCTACCATCCCATCTTCCTTTACGAGTCCCTGTGGAGCCTGGGCACTGCGGCCTTGCTGATCTGGCTCGGCCGCAAATTCGGCCAGAGCCTGAAACCCGGGGATCTGTTCCTGGTCTATCTGATCACCTACCCCACCATCCGCATCCTGTTGGACTTCATCCGCCTGGACGCGGCCGAGATCGCCGGCTTCAACGCCAACCAGACCTTCATGGCCGTGGTGCTGGTGCTGGCGGCCGGGCTATTGGCGTGGAGGCACAGGACGAAAGTATGA
- a CDS encoding substrate-binding domain-containing protein, with translation MKQVALRMLLLLAVVLAACAAPAADTPAGEAPGAGEETTFALSGAFALYPMMVRFAEEYQGTHPGVNFDITGGGAGKGVSDVLAGATDLGMVSRELNEEEIAQGAFPVAVTRDAVFFVVNAQNPYIDLILEKGVTTEALGKVWLTGEYTTWGDLLGDPSITEEIHVYTRSDSAGAAEMFSKFIGGNAQEDLQGIGVDADPGLLQAVLNDPLGVGYNNLGYIYSLATGEVVEGAVVPPIDINTNGVIEEHEYLETRTEAVEAILSGDYPSPPARLLYLVSKGKPEGAVLDLLLWILQDGQAFVAEAGYVPMTEAELQSEIDNLR, from the coding sequence ATGAAACAAGTTGCTTTGCGAATGTTACTTTTGCTGGCCGTTGTGCTGGCTGCTTGTGCGGCCCCCGCTGCAGACACCCCTGCCGGCGAAGCGCCTGGCGCAGGCGAAGAAACCACCTTTGCCCTTTCGGGGGCTTTTGCCCTGTATCCGATGATGGTGCGTTTTGCCGAGGAATACCAGGGCACTCATCCCGGCGTGAACTTTGACATCACTGGCGGCGGCGCCGGCAAGGGTGTGTCGGATGTACTGGCCGGTGCCACGGACCTGGGCATGGTCTCGCGTGAATTGAATGAAGAAGAGATCGCCCAAGGCGCCTTCCCGGTGGCGGTGACCCGTGATGCGGTGTTCTTTGTGGTCAATGCCCAGAACCCCTACATTGATCTGATCCTCGAAAAGGGCGTCACCACCGAAGCCCTGGGCAAGGTCTGGCTGACGGGCGAATACACCACCTGGGGTGACCTGCTGGGCGACCCCAGCATCACGGAGGAGATCCACGTCTACACTCGCTCCGACTCCGCCGGTGCGGCTGAAATGTTCTCCAAGTTCATTGGCGGCAATGCTCAGGAAGACCTGCAGGGCATTGGTGTGGATGCTGACCCGGGCCTGCTGCAGGCTGTGCTCAACGACCCGTTGGGCGTGGGCTACAACAACCTGGGCTACATCTACAGCCTGGCGACTGGCGAAGTTGTGGAAGGCGCGGTGGTGCCGCCGATTGACATCAACACCAATGGCGTCATCGAGGAGCACGAATACCTGGAGACCCGCACCGAGGCCGTGGAAGCCATCCTGAGCGGCGACTATCCCTCTCCGCCGGCGCGCTTGCTGTATCTGGTGAGCAAAGGCAAACCGGAAGGTGCCGTGTTGGACTTGCTGTTGTGGATCCTGCAGGACGGTCAAGCGTTTGTGGCCGAGGCAGGTTATGTACCCATGACCGAGGCTGAATTACAGTCAGAGATTGACAATTTGCGCTAA
- a CDS encoding TetR/AcrR family transcriptional regulator: protein MPKLWRHTVDAHRQEVRERILSSAASLAVVNGLRGVSMAQIAEQVGITRTTLYKYFPSVEAILDAWHAGQIHTHLDHLARVAAGEADPGGRLRAVLQAYALVLQSTSRHDSDLSALLHAGSSLAEGRRKLDALLEPLLEAAAAAGQVRADIPVDELASYCLNALGAAAELNSEAATRRLVGMVIDALKP, encoded by the coding sequence ATGCCAAAACTCTGGCGACACACAGTGGATGCCCACCGCCAGGAAGTTCGGGAGAGGATTCTTTCCAGCGCAGCTTCACTGGCGGTGGTCAATGGTCTGCGCGGCGTCAGCATGGCGCAAATTGCCGAGCAGGTCGGCATCACCCGCACTACCTTGTACAAATATTTCCCCAGTGTCGAGGCCATCCTGGATGCTTGGCATGCCGGTCAAATCCATACCCACCTCGATCATTTGGCCAGGGTGGCTGCGGGCGAGGCTGATCCCGGCGGGCGTTTGCGTGCTGTGCTGCAAGCCTATGCACTGGTTTTGCAGAGCACTAGCCGCCACGATAGCGACCTGTCCGCTTTGCTGCATGCGGGCAGCTCGCTGGCAGAAGGCCGGCGGAAACTGGACGCCCTATTGGAACCCCTGCTGGAGGCGGCAGCAGCGGCTGGTCAGGTGCGCGCTGACATTCCGGTGGACGAGTTGGCCAGTTACTGTCTGAATGCTCTAGGCGCGGCCGCCGAGTTGAACTCTGAAGCCGCTACCCGCCGGCTGGTTGGGATGGTGATTGACGCCTTAAAACCCTAG
- a CDS encoding nitroreductase family deazaflavin-dependent oxidoreductase — translation MSPPEPIYSSPGHWLVRLHMLAYLKSGGRLGHKLGGTRSLLLTTRGRTSGKLFRTALLYGQDAGRYVIVASRGGHPQHPNWFSNLRQDPTVQVQVGTEVFEAAARIAQGAERERLWALMAAIWPRYNTYQANTQRTIPVVVLERSG, via the coding sequence ATGAGCCCACCGGAACCTATCTACAGCAGCCCCGGCCATTGGCTGGTGCGCTTGCACATGCTGGCCTACCTCAAGAGCGGTGGACGCCTGGGGCACAAGCTGGGCGGCACCCGCTCACTGCTGCTGACCACCCGCGGGCGCACGTCAGGGAAGCTGTTTCGCACCGCCCTGCTGTACGGGCAAGATGCGGGGCGCTATGTGATCGTGGCTTCACGCGGCGGGCACCCGCAGCACCCCAACTGGTTCAGCAACCTGCGGCAAGATCCGACGGTTCAGGTGCAGGTCGGCACCGAGGTCTTCGAGGCAGCCGCCCGCATTGCGCAGGGCGCTGAACGCGAGCGCCTCTGGGCCTTGATGGCCGCCATTTGGCCGCGCTACAACACCTACCAGGCCAACACACAGCGCACGATCCCCGTGGTGGTGCTGGAGCGAAGCGGCTGA
- a CDS encoding RNA polymerase sigma factor, whose amino-acid sequence MTDIQRTVDAVWRIESARIVATLAKMTGDLGLAEDLAQEALVDALTQWPQSGAPQNAGAWLTAVAKRKAIDGWRRRERLDQRYRAIAHDLSETSEDEWQPIDDDVVRLVFTACHPVLSREAQVALTLRVVAGLTTTEIARLLLVPVATVQQRIVRAKKTLSAAHVPFETPDPSEWTARLGAVLGVVYLVFTEGYAATSGDRWMRPEIANEALRLGRVLAGLLPREPEVHGLVALMEFQASRFAARVSQDGTPILLSDQDRSRWDRTQIERGRAALERADAVGRGRGNYALQAAIAECHAIAPSVEGTDWERIVLLYEALGRLAPSPVVELNRAVAVSMASGPANALRIVDRLSSQGQLRGSYLLPSVRGELLARLGRTDEARSELITAADLATNERERAVLRAKAAAL is encoded by the coding sequence GTGACCGACATCCAGCGAACGGTCGATGCTGTCTGGCGCATCGAGAGCGCGCGCATTGTGGCGACGCTCGCCAAGATGACTGGCGACCTAGGCCTGGCTGAGGACCTGGCACAGGAAGCGCTCGTCGATGCGCTGACCCAATGGCCGCAGTCAGGCGCCCCGCAAAATGCGGGCGCCTGGCTCACGGCCGTCGCCAAGCGTAAGGCGATCGACGGCTGGCGCCGGCGGGAACGTCTCGACCAGCGCTATCGCGCCATCGCCCACGACCTGTCGGAGACCAGCGAAGACGAATGGCAGCCGATCGACGACGACGTCGTACGCCTCGTCTTCACCGCCTGCCACCCCGTGCTCTCGCGTGAAGCGCAGGTCGCCCTCACCCTGCGCGTCGTCGCGGGCCTGACCACCACGGAGATCGCCCGCCTGCTCCTGGTACCGGTCGCCACCGTGCAGCAGCGCATCGTCCGAGCGAAGAAGACGCTCTCCGCGGCGCATGTGCCCTTTGAGACGCCCGACCCGAGCGAGTGGACCGCGCGGCTCGGCGCCGTGCTCGGTGTGGTGTACCTGGTCTTCACCGAGGGCTACGCGGCCACCTCGGGTGACCGCTGGATGCGCCCCGAGATCGCCAACGAGGCGCTGCGCCTGGGACGCGTGCTGGCTGGCCTGCTGCCGCGTGAGCCGGAGGTGCACGGCCTGGTCGCGCTGATGGAGTTCCAGGCATCCCGGTTCGCGGCGCGGGTCTCCCAGGACGGTACCCCGATCCTGCTCAGCGATCAAGATCGATCGCGCTGGGACCGTACCCAGATCGAGCGCGGACGCGCGGCACTGGAGCGGGCGGATGCCGTGGGTCGCGGCCGCGGAAACTATGCGCTGCAGGCGGCGATCGCCGAATGCCATGCGATCGCCCCCAGCGTCGAGGGGACCGATTGGGAGCGCATCGTGCTGCTCTACGAGGCGCTTGGTCGGCTGGCCCCGAGCCCCGTGGTCGAGCTGAACCGCGCCGTGGCGGTGTCGATGGCGAGCGGGCCTGCCAACGCGCTGCGCATTGTCGACCGGCTGTCGTCGCAGGGACAACTGCGCGGATCGTACCTGCTGCCGAGTGTGCGCGGCGAACTGCTCGCCCGGCTCGGCCGCACCGACGAAGCCCGTTCCGAGCTGATCACCGCCGCCGACCTGGCGACCAACGAGCGCGAGCGCGCGGTGCTGCGCGCCAAGGCGGCCGCGCTCTGA
- the leuS gene encoding leucine--tRNA ligase: MAEKYTPAEIEAKWQQKWEADGLYHADIDPKRPKHYALTMLPYPSGDLHIGHWYAMTPSDARARYMRMRGHNVVFPMGFDAFGLPAENAAIQRNIHPKQWTYANIERMRGQLRSMGAMFDWRRQAVSSDPEYYKWTQWFFQKLYKQGLAYRKLAAVDWCPKDNTTLAREQVVGEKRVCERCGTPVIKKELEQWFFRITNYADELLHFDGIDWPQQIQTLQRNWIGRSEGANVTFKTETGQEFTIFTTRPDTLWGATFMVLAPEHPLLAEVTSHEQRAEVEAYVAEAVRQTEIERESTEKEKSGVFTGGYAINPVNGERIPVWVADYVLMTYGTGAIMAVPAHDQRDFEFARKYGLEVRPVIQPEGEVLDGATMTAAVSGEGVMANSGVLSGTPSSEAISKTIAYLKAEKLGEAAVGYRLRDWLISRQRYWGAPIPMVYCQDCGVQPVPEDQLPVVLPDDVEWTPTGESPLKLHPTWKQTTCPNCGGPAERDTDTMDTFMCSSWYFLRYLSPHDDKAPFDENEYNYWAPVDTYTGGAEHAVMHLLYVRFFHKALRDMGLVEGNEPIMQLRNQGQILGPDGQRMSKSRGNVVDPDAQVALYGADTVRAYLMFGYRWSEGGPWSDDNIQGVVRWLFRVWGLFEPGTQKSAGPDVTKRLRRKAHQTIQRISRDMENFEFNTIVSALMELTNTMQEAYDAGATGSPEWAEAQNILLRLMAPVTPHIAEELWAKLGKPYSVHLQAWPQADPQAAKEDEVTLIVQVNGKLRDRITIPAGTSDEDAKAQALASEAVIKALEGKPPRQVIVVQGKLVNIVL; this comes from the coding sequence ATGGCAGAAAAATACACCCCGGCCGAGATCGAGGCCAAATGGCAGCAGAAGTGGGAAGCGGACGGCCTATACCATGCCGACATTGACCCCAAGCGCCCCAAGCACTACGCCCTGACCATGCTGCCTTACCCCTCCGGCGACCTGCACATCGGCCATTGGTATGCCATGACGCCTTCCGACGCCCGCGCCCGCTACATGCGCATGCGCGGCCACAACGTGGTCTTTCCCATGGGCTTCGACGCCTTCGGCCTGCCGGCCGAAAACGCCGCCATCCAGCGCAACATCCACCCCAAGCAATGGACCTACGCCAACATCGAGCGCATGCGCGGCCAGCTGCGCAGCATGGGCGCCATGTTCGACTGGCGCCGCCAGGCGGTCTCCTCCGACCCTGAATATTACAAATGGACGCAATGGTTCTTCCAGAAGCTGTACAAGCAAGGCCTGGCCTACCGCAAGCTGGCCGCGGTGGACTGGTGCCCCAAGGACAACACCACCCTGGCCCGCGAGCAGGTGGTGGGCGAAAAGCGCGTCTGCGAGCGCTGCGGCACGCCCGTGATCAAAAAAGAGCTGGAGCAGTGGTTCTTCCGCATCACCAACTACGCCGATGAGCTGCTGCACTTTGACGGCATCGACTGGCCGCAGCAGATTCAAACCCTGCAGCGCAACTGGATCGGCCGCTCCGAAGGCGCCAATGTGACCTTCAAGACCGAGACCGGCCAGGAATTCACCATCTTCACCACCCGGCCGGACACGCTGTGGGGCGCCACCTTCATGGTGCTGGCCCCCGAGCACCCGCTGCTGGCTGAAGTCACTAGCCACGAACAACGCGCCGAAGTGGAAGCCTATGTGGCCGAGGCCGTCCGCCAGACCGAGATCGAGCGCGAGTCCACCGAAAAAGAGAAGAGCGGCGTGTTCACCGGCGGCTACGCCATCAACCCGGTCAACGGCGAGCGCATCCCCGTTTGGGTGGCCGACTATGTGCTGATGACCTACGGCACCGGCGCGATTATGGCCGTGCCCGCCCACGACCAGCGCGACTTCGAATTCGCCCGCAAGTACGGGCTGGAAGTGCGCCCAGTCATCCAGCCGGAAGGCGAAGTGCTGGACGGCGCGACGATGACCGCCGCCGTCAGCGGCGAAGGCGTGATGGCCAACAGCGGCGTGCTGAGCGGCACGCCTTCCAGCGAAGCCATCTCCAAAACCATCGCCTACCTGAAGGCCGAGAAGCTGGGCGAAGCCGCGGTGGGCTACCGCCTGCGTGACTGGCTGATCTCGCGCCAGCGCTACTGGGGCGCGCCGATCCCGATGGTCTACTGCCAGGACTGCGGCGTGCAGCCCGTGCCGGAGGACCAGCTGCCGGTGGTGCTGCCGGACGACGTGGAATGGACGCCCACCGGCGAAAGCCCGCTGAAGCTGCACCCCACTTGGAAGCAGACGACCTGCCCCAACTGCGGCGGCCCGGCCGAACGCGACACGGACACGATGGACACCTTCATGTGCTCCTCGTGGTATTTCCTGCGTTACCTGAGCCCGCACGACGACAAGGCGCCCTTCGACGAGAATGAGTACAACTATTGGGCGCCGGTGGACACCTACACCGGCGGCGCCGAACATGCCGTGATGCACCTGCTGTATGTGCGCTTCTTCCACAAGGCGCTGCGTGACATGGGCCTGGTGGAAGGCAACGAGCCGATCATGCAGCTGCGCAACCAGGGCCAGATCCTGGGGCCGGACGGCCAGCGCATGAGCAAGTCACGCGGCAACGTGGTCGACCCGGACGCCCAGGTAGCGCTGTACGGCGCCGACACGGTGCGCGCCTACCTAATGTTCGGCTACCGCTGGTCCGAAGGCGGCCCGTGGAGCGACGACAACATCCAGGGCGTGGTGCGCTGGCTGTTCCGCGTCTGGGGGCTGTTTGAACCGGGTACCCAGAAGAGCGCAGGCCCGGACGTCACTAAACGACTGCGCCGTAAGGCGCACCAAACCATCCAGCGCATCAGCCGCGACATGGAGAACTTCGAGTTCAACACCATCGTCTCTGCGCTGATGGAACTGACCAACACCATGCAGGAAGCCTATGACGCCGGGGCCACCGGCAGCCCGGAATGGGCCGAGGCCCAGAACATTCTGCTGCGCCTGATGGCCCCGGTCACCCCCCACATTGCCGAAGAGCTGTGGGCCAAACTGGGCAAGCCCTATTCCGTGCACCTGCAGGCCTGGCCGCAAGCCGACCCGCAAGCCGCCAAGGAAGACGAAGTGACCCTGATCGTGCAGGTCAACGGCAAGCTGCGCGACCGCATCACCATCCCAGCCGGCACCAGCGATGAGGACGCCAAAGCCCAGGCTCTGGCCAGCGAAGCGGTGATCAAGGCGCTGGAAGGCAAGCCGCCCAGGCAGGTGATTGTAGTGCAGGGCAAGTTGGTGAATATCGTTCTTTAG
- a CDS encoding MFS transporter → MSEHTQPGPQTMRTFYIIWLGQLVSLLGSGLTGFALGVYIYQTTGSTTAFAMSILAFTLPGVLFSPVAGALVDRFPRRWMMILSDTGAGLTTVVILALLLTDSLQIWHIYVANFVASLFGTFQWPAYSAATTMLVPQAQLGRASGMVQMADAVGQLLAPGIAGALFVTWGMQSVVAIDIVTFLFAVGTLFFVRIPEPVRTAEEAASQSSIMTSMRFGLDYIRNRPGLFSLLMYFAGINLFFSMLGPLWTPLLLSLGNPDQAGFVASLVGAGMLVGTFVMSAWGGPKRRVYGVLGAGIWMGAMLLFLLLPASLTLIAVTGFFSMLVLPIMNGSSQALWQSKTEPDLQGRVFSVRRMLAQFTAPVAILLAGPLVDQVFAPSLMPGGALATTFIGDWVGVGPGRGLALFFAVVGLLVLLISFVSLTNPRLRNVQDEIPDVIVRSQSEEASAKEALGAS, encoded by the coding sequence ATGTCGGAGCACACCCAACCCGGTCCACAAACCATGCGGACTTTTTACATTATTTGGCTGGGCCAACTCGTATCGCTGCTTGGTTCTGGACTGACCGGTTTTGCCCTGGGCGTTTACATCTACCAGACCACCGGTTCCACTACCGCCTTTGCCATGAGCATTCTGGCCTTTACCCTGCCCGGCGTGCTCTTTTCGCCCGTAGCGGGCGCCTTGGTGGACCGCTTCCCGCGGCGCTGGATGATGATCCTGAGTGACACGGGGGCCGGGCTGACCACCGTGGTCATTCTTGCTTTACTACTCACGGACAGTTTGCAAATTTGGCACATTTATGTGGCCAACTTTGTTGCCTCGCTTTTTGGCACTTTCCAGTGGCCGGCCTATTCGGCGGCGACCACCATGCTGGTGCCGCAGGCCCAGCTGGGCCGGGCCAGCGGCATGGTGCAGATGGCCGACGCCGTCGGCCAATTGCTGGCCCCGGGCATTGCTGGCGCCCTTTTTGTGACCTGGGGCATGCAGAGCGTGGTGGCGATCGACATAGTCACTTTCCTGTTCGCAGTCGGCACCCTGTTCTTTGTACGCATCCCCGAGCCGGTGCGTACTGCGGAGGAAGCCGCCAGCCAGTCTTCGATTATGACCAGCATGCGCTTTGGGCTGGATTACATTCGAAACCGCCCCGGGCTTTTCTCGCTGCTGATGTACTTTGCCGGCATCAACCTGTTCTTTAGCATGCTGGGGCCGTTATGGACCCCGCTGTTGCTCAGTTTGGGCAACCCAGACCAGGCGGGCTTTGTGGCTTCGCTGGTCGGGGCGGGGATGCTGGTGGGCACTTTCGTGATGAGCGCCTGGGGTGGACCCAAGCGCAGGGTGTATGGCGTCTTGGGCGCCGGCATCTGGATGGGCGCCATGCTGCTGTTCCTGCTCTTGCCCGCTTCGCTGACGCTGATCGCAGTGACCGGCTTTTTCTCCATGCTGGTGCTGCCCATCATGAATGGCAGCAGCCAGGCGCTGTGGCAGAGCAAGACAGAGCCGGATTTGCAGGGGCGGGTTTTCTCGGTGCGGCGCATGCTGGCCCAGTTCACGGCCCCTGTGGCGATCTTGCTGGCCGGCCCGCTGGTGGACCAGGTCTTCGCGCCCAGCCTCATGCCGGGCGGGGCGCTGGCCACTACTTTCATAGGCGATTGGGTCGGGGTGGGGCCGGGCCGTGGCCTGGCGCTTTTCTTTGCTGTAGTGGGCTTGCTGGTGCTGCTGATCTCTTTCGTTTCCCTGACCAACCCGCGGCTGCGCAACGTGCAGGATGAGATCCCCGACGTGATTGTTAGAAGCCAGAGTGAAGAAGCCTCGGCCAAAGAAGCGCTGGGGGCCAGCTAA
- a CDS encoding helix-turn-helix transcriptional regulator, with protein MKNRLKVLRAERDWSQEQLAQQAGVSRQTINAIETGKYNPSLDLAFALAALFELKIEEIFFPGAAE; from the coding sequence ATGAAGAACCGTCTGAAGGTGCTGCGCGCCGAACGCGACTGGTCACAGGAGCAGCTCGCCCAGCAGGCAGGCGTCTCGCGCCAGACGATCAACGCCATCGAGACCGGCAAGTACAACCCCAGCCTGGACCTGGCCTTTGCCCTGGCGGCGCTCTTCGAGCTCAAGATCGAAGAGATCTTCTTCCCCGGCGCGGCCGAATAG